The DNA window AGTGGTCAATGCCACGCATCCCTTACACTTTTTTCGTGAATACTCATTTGGGTTTGCTCATAAATTTGAAGTTTTGTCTTGTCCATGCATCTAGAGGCGAGGAATGAAGGCGGCAGTTAGAGCTTGGCAGGTCGTTGCGCTTTTTTTGCGGGGCTAGAACATTGCAGAATCTGCTTATTTCGTAGTTAATGAACGTTAGAACCTTCTGTTGACAGAATCGAAAGACATTTCCGGCACAGTCTTTCTGCAGAAGAATATCTGCAGATGTTCTTCTGCATCAAAGTTCTTACCACACAGAATTGAAAAGGTCCTTACCACGTTGTCTGCGCTCATCACGTTGTCTTATAGAGGCAGGAAGTAACGTAGTTATCTTCATCTCTAGAGGAATTCCAGCCGAATCCACGTATACGGGGGTCCTGAAATTAACACTTGGTAGATGAATATCAACTTGtgcatttattttgttctaatcgaccattagaaaaaagaagattttgtgTTTAAAGAAGAACAGATTTAACCGACTTTGATTTTTGAGGTCGTGGTTCAACAGCATTCAACAGGAAATCATATCTCGAATCATATTTCTCTTCCTCGCTGCAAGTTACTGAGCATAGCATTAAAGGTACCGCCTCGCTCGCTTCATTTTCCATAACTTTAATGAAACAACACTGAACAACGTAAAGGAATGTTGGTGATAGCAGCAATTGAAATTACCTTTCATATCTTGTCTCTGTAAGAATTAGTTCTTTGAATTCCAATTTTCATCAAGTTCTGTTCCTTCGAGCTAAAAGAATCGAGATCTTCCGCTTTGCAGTTGTATTTCTGAATACGGTTATAACTGAAAAATTAAGAGCCAAAGTAATTCTTTTTTGCACACTAATTTGGTATCGAACTAACTCACTCAATTATGAACCTCATTTTGACGTCCAACTCCATGATTGACATAACACTGAATGGAAATCACTATTAACGACTAGTACTAAAACTAAACTCACAGTTATAATACTGTTCGAGTTTGTTAAAAATAGCAAACAATCTTTGTCGAACACCATGATCTGTGATCAGTCTTTCTCCGAATCACTGTTTTAAGTTGTATAGTGCTTCGGATGTTAGCAAAAAATTGCGTGGAGGAAGTGAatccttcaactttttttttctggtatgAAACAGCTCATGTGAAGAGCAAAACCTAGGAAATATGCCACTAAAGCTCGGTTGGGTGGATTCGCGCAGGTTGCGCCTTCTATTTACACCCCGAAAATCCCGATACGACACCAAACCGATATCCAGTAACAAGGTGtctcttcaattttaaaagcgtttttttttttcgatttgggACAACAGTGAGAAATCTGATCCTTTATGAGACGATTGTGCTTTGATCGAGCATAAAAGGAATGTTCATACAGTTTAACAGTttataaatttcattttctagttAGCGACCATTGGTTCCTTTAATCTAAGtgacaactttttttgaaaatgtccgAGCACCATATGATGTTGTTTCCAGCTGCATAATCAAACACCTCATCTCTTTTAAATGATCATGATAATGATGGCTCTTAATCTCAATCATACATAAAGAATTATTTACGAGGAAATCATTCGTGGGATGTACATCTGAAAAAGTTATGGTGGGGAATTTGGgggtagcgcagtcggtaagagattccgctgtatctacaatcgatcggacgttcgaatcctccctagtgcaaacggagtctttcatccctctggggtcgataaattggtaacagacttgtctgggaggacaacagagagagagagaagaacaCCTACTGGGAGAGTGTGGGAGAAAATttacttggcacatcggctagacCGCAAGTCATTCGAAGTCTGCACGCGCGTACATAAACCTCTCATaaattctgagttgaagtcgaacgcggaGGCGCATCCCCGTAGGGCTTGATCAACGCTGTGCTCCTTATCCTTTATGGTGCAGAATACGCGACTCATCACGTgcaatacataataataaactgATATTCCTGTACTATACCGGTACTGGTAGTAATGCACTCGTCAATCCAGTCCgggtcaagcgtggtgatgggacacaGTTCTCGCGAATACGACACCCTCTCTCTCTACTTCTTCCCCTCCAACGTTTCTGCGACAGTTCTCGGTTGCTGCCAATTTCACGTGTttcgaaacagaaaaatcgaaaattaacCGAGAAACAAACACTCAGATAGGAAAACCAGTAGATGACAGAAAACACCAAGCagtagaagaagcaaatttgctaTAATGCTTTTGGAAAAttgcttttgaaatattttaattttcattctaaAGTCTATGAAATATAATTAGATACTGAATAAAGAACCTACACATACACGACATATAACATACaagaatacaacaaaaaaagagaagagtcagGCGCATAGGGCGGATTAGAgaagaacgacgaaaaaaacacgaaaaatcaacatttggTCCTTATAATATGACATTGGGGCGATGCAGGTTAGACAGcccgctgagtcaaatttttgcgaaaaggttagaaacttgaaaccgCTTGCATAAGATAAAGGGTTTAATTATATGTACCGTTCAACAGTTTGAAAGCGGATTTAATGCAGTTGAATGACCAAAAAAATGCTCAGAGTCTGTGCACACTGTAATGCCTGGAAGGTCGCAAATAACTTCATGATGAGATGACCACTAGAAATCTTTCGGGAAGTTTTccagagaagaaggtttgccctACTAAACAGTTATGTCGCTGCTTCTTCCcaccttcttgtttttttttttgaattcagatGGGATAAAAgttaaatttttcaactttttaatgtgtgaaatgtgaaaaaattaaaatgtgtGATCTTGAACTAAATTCAGTAGCTCGGAGTAACTTCgccatttttctaaattttggtGAGACAAAGATGGGAAAGTCCCGTTTTTCACATGCTGGACCTGCTTCTTGAGAAGATCCTGTGCTGCGCGCACACCAATAATGGCATTGCAGATACATCAGTGACTGTTGCATtataacatcaacacagtccgaAATGAACGTGTGTTTGcgaatacc is part of the Necator americanus strain Aroian chromosome V, whole genome shotgun sequence genome and encodes:
- a CDS encoding hypothetical protein (NECATOR_CHRV.G18853.T2), with the protein product MKVMENEASEAVPLMLCSVTCSEEEKYDSRYDFLLNAVEPRPQKSKTPVYVDSAGIPLEMKITTLLPASIRQRDERRQRGSHNSSSAVSALLALLE